One Rudaeicoccus suwonensis genomic window carries:
- a CDS encoding TerC family protein codes for MPGIMDFFSSPDLWIAFLTLFALELVLGIDNVVFISILTGRLPEHQRPKARIVGLSLALVMRIVLLVVASWIIGLTATIISIGSADALAISGRDLILIVGGLFLVYKAVTEIHEKLEGGEHEHAAGGAGASTFARVIVQILLIDAVFSLDSVITAVGMVDQLAIMVAAVVLSIGLMMVLAGRISDFVNEHPTVKMLALSFLVLIGSTLIAEGFDVHLDKAVIYGPIAFAIAVEALNLTYRKRQAAREGVPRDPVRLHSRYSDD; via the coding sequence CTGTTCGCCCTGGAGCTCGTGCTCGGTATCGACAATGTCGTCTTCATCTCCATCCTGACCGGCCGTCTGCCGGAGCACCAGCGCCCGAAGGCGCGCATCGTCGGACTCTCGCTCGCTCTGGTCATGCGGATCGTGCTGCTGGTGGTTGCATCCTGGATCATCGGTCTGACCGCCACGATCATCTCCATCGGCAGCGCGGACGCCCTCGCGATCTCCGGCCGTGACCTCATCCTGATCGTGGGTGGCTTGTTCCTGGTCTACAAGGCCGTGACCGAGATCCACGAGAAGCTCGAGGGCGGCGAGCACGAGCACGCAGCGGGCGGGGCGGGCGCCAGCACCTTCGCCAGGGTCATCGTGCAGATCCTGCTGATCGACGCGGTCTTCTCACTCGACTCGGTGATCACCGCGGTCGGCATGGTCGACCAATTGGCCATCATGGTGGCGGCCGTCGTGCTGTCGATCGGCCTGATGATGGTGCTGGCGGGCCGGATCAGCGATTTCGTCAACGAGCATCCCACTGTCAAGATGCTGGCGCTGAGCTTCCTGGTGCTGATCGGCTCGACGCTGATTGCCGAAGGCTTCGACGTGCACCTCGACAAAGCCGTGATCTATGGTCCGATCGCCTTCGCCATCGCGGTCGAGGCGCTCAACCTGACCTACCGCAAGCGGCAGGCCGCGCGAGAGGGAGTCCCTCGCGACCCGGTGCGACTGCACTCGCGCTATTCCGACGACTGA